A region of the Candidatus Aminicenantes bacterium genome:
CGGCCGACCAGCCCGACCAAAAAAGCCAGAGAAAAGATGAGGCCGACGAGACCTGTCTCGGCCCCGATCTGAAAAGCCAGGTTCAGGGCCGAATCGCTGAAGCCCTTAGTCCAACCCCGCTCTTTCAGATAATCGGGAAAGGTCACGATGAAAGCGCCCAGCCCGACGCCGGTCAGCGGGGCCGTCCGGAACATGGCTCCGGCCGCAGACCAAAGGATCAGCCTTTTATTGAAGAAATCGCCGATATCCACCTGTTCCCGGGCCTGAGAATCGGCCGGGGTCTGCCCTCCCCCCTGGATCTGAGGATCGGCCGGGGGCTTCATTTCCTTGAGCTGATAGATGCTCCAGCCGATCCGCAGGGACAGCGCGGAATTGGGGACCGCCACGATATTCCAGGCGACAAAGAACAGGAGGAATCCGGCCACATGAAAGGCCACCCTTTTGCGCAGCGCTTTCCCCGCCCCCACGAGCACACCCATCACGAACACCGCGGCGGCAACGGCGATGGCCGCCATTCCGCTGCGCGATCCCGATAGGGGCAGCAATCCCAACCCCAGGCCTCCGAGGATGACTAATAACGCGTGCTTAACCCCGGACTGGCCCAAGGCGTAGACGATCACCAGAGGGACGAACCCGGCAATAAAGGCGGCGAGCGAATTGGGATCCTTGAACGTGGCGTTGATCTGTTCGAGCTTGTTCCAATACGGGGTACTGCCGGGGACGACGGACTGGAAGCTTTGAAAGTAGCCGAACAGGAACGAAACCGAGGCGGACAGGGTCAGCGTGTTCACCAGCCGTTTCTTGAGCGATGGATCGGCGAAGGCCTGGCGAAAAAAGCCGAACATCGCGATCCCGGACAGGAGGCTGGCGGAGGTGAAAACGACGCTCATGCGAGCTCCGCCCGCCGATAATCCGGCGACATTGACCTTGAGCTCGTGGATGCCCGAAGCGGCCCAAGGGAAAAAATCCATATACCGGAGGAACGTGATCAGGGCGGAGATCCCGCCCCAGACGGCCAGAAGCTTCAGGGAGAGGACCAGGGGAACCTTGGCCAGGTCCGGCTTGACGAAGATCCGACCCGTCAATCGGCCTAGGACGAAAACCAGAAAGACGACCAGGGCGGCGGGGGCATGTGGGATCGTCTCATCAATACCGAAAAAGTAGGGCAGGCTGTTGATCAACGGAAAGATGAAGCAGAAAGCGAGGAGCCCCTTCTTGGCGTCCGCCGCCGTCATGATCCAAAGGAAAGCGAGGATCGGCGCCAACACAGCCTGGAAGGCGGGAATCAGAGGGACATAGCGATAATAGAACCAGGCGAAAAATAGGCCATAGCCGATCAGGGTGAGGATTTTGGCTGCCGTTCGGTTCAATCCGGGCCTATCTTTCCTTGGGCCTGCGTTTTTCCGAGAGGGAGAAGGAAACCAGCTCCAGGGCCGCCAAATACAGAAAATAGAGACGCCATTATTTCAGCCTTTTGCCGAGCCCATTATAAAGGCCTTGCACACGGCGTGCAACCTCGGCCCAGTCGAACTGCCGCGCCCTTTCCAAGCCGTCCCGGCGAAGCCTGGCCCGCAACGCCTCCTCCGTCGCGACCCTCCGGATGGCCGTCGCCAAGGCGGAGACATCTTCCGGATCAACGAGCTCGGCGGCCGAGCCGACGGCCTCGGGAAGGGCGGGCGCTCGGGAACATACGACCGGCGTCCCGCAGGCCATCGCCTCCAAGGGGGGAAGCCCGAAGCCTTCATAGAACGAGGGAAAGACGAACACATCGGCCATCGTATAAACGGCCGGCAGATCGCGGGAGTCGACCGAGTCCGCGATCACGACTTCCGACTGCAGGCCGAGCGCCTGGATCGCCTTTTCGATCCGATCGGCTCCCCAAGCCCGGCGGCCCGCCAGAACCAGTTTGCGATTCCAGCCGGGAGTATCCTTTCGCAGACGGGCGAACGCCGCCAAGAGAGCGCCCAAGTTTTTGCGCGGTTCCAGAGAACCGACGGACAAGATATAGGCCGGCGGCAGGCCGTATCGGCTCCGGACCTCGCGGCACCGGTCTTGATCCGCCTCCGGTCGAAACGCAGAGGCGATCGCGATTCCGGTATTGACGACGTTTTCCGGGGCCGCGTCCGTGAATTTCAGAATTTCGCCCCGGGAAAAATTCGAGATCGTCAGGACCATTCCCGCTCGCCGGGCGGCCCGCCGGGTCAGCGGCGCCATATAAACGCGGGCCTTCCAGGAGAGCCATTCGGGATTTCGCCACATCGTCCCGTCGAAAATGGTCATGACAAACGGCGCCCTCGTCAGCAGACCCGGCGGGAACGCCGGGTAATGAAGGAGGTCAAGCCCCAGGCGGCGCCGGACGCGGGGCAGCCAGAGCTGCTCGCAGGCGATCTGCGAGGGCGGACCGATCCGCATTTCCGCCCGATCCCGGTAGGGTTCCAGCTGGGGGTGGATTTCGCGCCTGAAAAAAAGCGTATAGCGGTTTTCCCGATCGCTTTCCAGGAGGGCCTTGATGAGATGCAAGGCGTACGACTCGATTCCCGTGATCCTCCGGCACAGCGATGTGGCGTCGTATCCGATTCTCATGAGGCCTCGTCCGCACGAGTCCTGGCCCTTTCCCAGAGCTCCGCCACCAGCTTCGGAAAGACCGCATCGGCGGCGAATTCGGCGACCCGCGAAGCGCCCCCCCCGGCCGGGCGGGGCCGGGCCAATACGGTCGCGACCGCGGCGGCGAGCTCATCCGGATCCCGCGAGGCGGTCAGAAGGCCCGCCGTCTCATTCGTCACCATGCTTCTCAGCTCGCCCAAGTCGGGAGAGACGACGGGCAGGCCGCAGGCCAGGGCTTCCAGCACGGCCACGGGCATGGCCTCGAAAGCGGAGGTCAGGAGCAGGGCATCGGCCGCCGTCATGAGGTCGGCCACCTCGCCCGGAGTCCGTAGGCCCAACCAGTGAACCGACTCCGCGAGGCCGAGCTCCTCGCTTTTCGCCTTCAGCGCGGACTCCAGCCCTCCGCATCCGACGATGGCGAGCCGAACGCCGGGATGACGGGCCGACAGGCTCCGGAACGCGTCCAGCAGGAGGTGAGGATCCTTGCCCGCTTCCAGCCGCCCAACGGAAAGGACCACCGGCCCTTCCCTCGGCAGATCATAGCGCTCCCGCAGGGCCTTACGGTCCGCATCCGGGCGCAGCCGGAAAACGGCGGAATCATAAACCGTCGGCAGGAAGGCGAAGCGATTCGACCGGGAGGGATGAAGCTTCCGCATCGCTTCCAAAGCCGGTCGGCTGACGACGAAGACCTTGTCCAACCGAATGATCAGCCGCCGCTCCAGCCGCGCGTAGAGTCTCCGGATCCGCCGCCAGCGGCTCTCGCACCGCGGATCGGCGAGGTGGCGGGGGTCGCCGTGAAGAAAGAGAATCTTCGTTCCGGGGATGCGCCCGAAAGCCAGCACGGGCTCGATCCGATGGAAGAGCCAGAGGCCGCCCTCCCCT
Encoded here:
- a CDS encoding O-antigen ligase family protein, whose product is MNRTAAKILTLIGYGLFFAWFYYRYVPLIPAFQAVLAPILAFLWIMTAADAKKGLLAFCFIFPLINSLPYFFGIDETIPHAPAALVVFLVFVLGRLTGRIFVKPDLAKVPLVLSLKLLAVWGGISALITFLRYMDFFPWAASGIHELKVNVAGLSAGGARMSVVFTSASLLSGIAMFGFFRQAFADPSLKKRLVNTLTLSASVSFLFGYFQSFQSVVPGSTPYWNKLEQINATFKDPNSLAAFIAGFVPLVIVYALGQSGVKHALLVILGGLGLGLLPLSGSRSGMAAIAVAAAVFVMGVLVGAGKALRKRVAFHVAGFLLFFVAWNIVAVPNSALSLRIGWSIYQLKEMKPPADPQIQGGGQTPADSQAREQVDIGDFFNKRLILWSAAGAMFRTAPLTGVGLGAFIVTFPDYLKERGWTKGFSDSALNLAFQIGAETGLVGLIFSLAFLVGLVGR
- a CDS encoding glycosyltransferase family 1 protein — encoded protein: MRIGYDATSLCRRITGIESYALHLIKALLESDRENRYTLFFRREIHPQLEPYRDRAEMRIGPPSQIACEQLWLPRVRRRLGLDLLHYPAFPPGLLTRAPFVMTIFDGTMWRNPEWLSWKARVYMAPLTRRAARRAGMVLTISNFSRGEILKFTDAAPENVVNTGIAIASAFRPEADQDRCREVRSRYGLPPAYILSVGSLEPRKNLGALLAAFARLRKDTPGWNRKLVLAGRRAWGADRIEKAIQALGLQSEVVIADSVDSRDLPAVYTMADVFVFPSFYEGFGLPPLEAMACGTPVVCSRAPALPEAVGSAAELVDPEDVSALATAIRRVATEEALRARLRRDGLERARQFDWAEVARRVQGLYNGLGKRLK